A part of Solenopsis invicta isolate M01_SB chromosome 2, UNIL_Sinv_3.0, whole genome shotgun sequence genomic DNA contains:
- the LOC105200775 gene encoding dipeptidase 1 isoform X1, which yields MPSRNSTQLDLITVGRILHYVRHGLRFVSPVGQRDNIRPTGKFIFSHRIYKYCTGKMVYINVAVCLSVLLLVIGLSVGLSVNTFKGRDALDSAPLIDGHNDLPYNIYGKLNNHLSAFYFERDLSNDNSWGKDACSSCFTDLPRLTKGKVGGQFWVAYVSCTSQYKDSLQLTMRQIDVIRRLIKRYPDNLKLVTDADDIEPTWRSGKIASMIGVEGGHSLDSSLAILRLYHDLGVRYVTLTHTCNTPWADASTVNDGYVYNLTEFGQAVVYEMNRIGMLVDLSHVSHNVMREVLAVTRAPVIFSHSSAFSVCNHYRNVPDDVLHLVKKNNGVVMVNFYSDFVNCNSSRNATMEDVIKHINHIRNLIGPDHVGIGGDYDGVSSMPVGLEDVSKYPDLFDRLYESREGEPTWTREDLEKLAGRNLIRVFQATEAVRDSLSSEAPHEDTITGDELYIAQKKEGLNPGSCQSAVEWDTVNATDIDRSFTFSAIESSSMYRRLEVDGC from the exons ATGCCGTCTCGCAACAGTACACAGCTTGATCTCATCACCGTCGGGAGAATTCTTCACTACGTTCGCCATGG GCTTCGATTTGTCTCTCCAGTTGGACAACGTGATAACATCAGACCCACtggtaaatttattttctcacaTC ggatttataaatattgcacGGGGAAAATGGTGTACATTAACGTCGCCGTTTGCCTGTCAGTTCTTCTGCTCGTGATCGGATTATCCGTGGGACTGAGCGTGAACACCTTTAAAGGGCGAGATGCTCTTGACTCGGCGCCTCTTATCGATGG ccACAACGATTTGCCGTACAATATCTATGGGAAGTTGAACAACCACTTATCTGCCTTCTATTTCGAAAGAGATTTATCCAACGACAATTCCTGGGGAAAAGATGCTTGTTCCTCGTGTTTTACCGATCTGCCTCGCTTAACTAAGGGCAAAGTGGGTGGACAG TTCTGGGTAGCGTACGTATCATGTACGTCGCAATACAAGGATTCCCTACAGCTGACGATGCGGCAGATCGATGTGATCAGGCGATTGATTAAGCGATATCCGGACAATCTGAAATTGGTCACCGACGCGGACGACATCGAGCCCACGTGGAGGAGTGGCAAAATAGCGTCCATGATAGGCGTCGAGGGTGGTCACTCCCTCGACTCGAGCCTGGCGATTCTGAGGCTCTACCATGACCTCGGGGTTCGTTACGTTACCCTGACTCACACCTGCAACACACCGTG GGCCGATGCATCGACCGTGAACGATGGATACGTGTACAATCTGACGGAATTCGGACAG GCGGTGGTTTACGAGATGAACAGAATTGGAATGTTGGTCGATCTGTCTCACGTCTCTCACAACGTCATGCGGGAGGTCCTGGCGGTAACGAGGGCTCCCGTCATATTCTCTCATTCGTCCGCTTTTAGCGTTTGCAATCACTACAGGAACGTTCCCGATGATGTCCTGCACTTAGTC AAAAAGAACAACGGCGTCGTTATGGTGAACTTCTACAGTGACTTCGTGAACTGCAATTCTTCGAGGAACGCGACAATGGAGGATGTCATAA AACATATAAATCACATTCGAAATCTTATCGGACCGGACCACGTCGGTATCGGTGGAGATTACGATGGTGTAAGCTC AATGCCAGTGGGATTGGAAGATGTCTCCAAATATCCCGATCTATTCGATCGTCTTTATGAGAGCCGAGAGGGAGAGCCAACGTGGACTCGGGAGGATTTGGAAAAATTGGCTGGAAGGAACCTTATTCGAGTTTTCCAAGCTACGGAAGCG GTGCGAGACTCATTGTCGTCCGAAGCGCCTCATGAAGATACTATAACCGGAGATGAATTATATATCGCACAAAAGAAAGAAGGATTGAATCCAGGCTCGTGCCAAAGCGCAGTCGA ATGGGACACCGTAAACGCAACAGATATTGATCGATCTTTTACCTTCAGTGCTATTGAAAGTAGCTCGATGTATCGAAGACTTGAGGTGGACGGATGTTAA
- the LOC105200775 gene encoding dipeptidase 1 isoform X2: MPSRNSTQLDLITVGRILHYVRHGLRFVSPVGQRDNIRPTGIYKYCTGKMVYINVAVCLSVLLLVIGLSVGLSVNTFKGRDALDSAPLIDGHNDLPYNIYGKLNNHLSAFYFERDLSNDNSWGKDACSSCFTDLPRLTKGKVGGQFWVAYVSCTSQYKDSLQLTMRQIDVIRRLIKRYPDNLKLVTDADDIEPTWRSGKIASMIGVEGGHSLDSSLAILRLYHDLGVRYVTLTHTCNTPWADASTVNDGYVYNLTEFGQAVVYEMNRIGMLVDLSHVSHNVMREVLAVTRAPVIFSHSSAFSVCNHYRNVPDDVLHLVKKNNGVVMVNFYSDFVNCNSSRNATMEDVIKHINHIRNLIGPDHVGIGGDYDGVSSMPVGLEDVSKYPDLFDRLYESREGEPTWTREDLEKLAGRNLIRVFQATEAVRDSLSSEAPHEDTITGDELYIAQKKEGLNPGSCQSAVEWDTVNATDIDRSFTFSAIESSSMYRRLEVDGC; encoded by the exons ATGCCGTCTCGCAACAGTACACAGCTTGATCTCATCACCGTCGGGAGAATTCTTCACTACGTTCGCCATGG GCTTCGATTTGTCTCTCCAGTTGGACAACGTGATAACATCAGACCCACtg ggatttataaatattgcacGGGGAAAATGGTGTACATTAACGTCGCCGTTTGCCTGTCAGTTCTTCTGCTCGTGATCGGATTATCCGTGGGACTGAGCGTGAACACCTTTAAAGGGCGAGATGCTCTTGACTCGGCGCCTCTTATCGATGG ccACAACGATTTGCCGTACAATATCTATGGGAAGTTGAACAACCACTTATCTGCCTTCTATTTCGAAAGAGATTTATCCAACGACAATTCCTGGGGAAAAGATGCTTGTTCCTCGTGTTTTACCGATCTGCCTCGCTTAACTAAGGGCAAAGTGGGTGGACAG TTCTGGGTAGCGTACGTATCATGTACGTCGCAATACAAGGATTCCCTACAGCTGACGATGCGGCAGATCGATGTGATCAGGCGATTGATTAAGCGATATCCGGACAATCTGAAATTGGTCACCGACGCGGACGACATCGAGCCCACGTGGAGGAGTGGCAAAATAGCGTCCATGATAGGCGTCGAGGGTGGTCACTCCCTCGACTCGAGCCTGGCGATTCTGAGGCTCTACCATGACCTCGGGGTTCGTTACGTTACCCTGACTCACACCTGCAACACACCGTG GGCCGATGCATCGACCGTGAACGATGGATACGTGTACAATCTGACGGAATTCGGACAG GCGGTGGTTTACGAGATGAACAGAATTGGAATGTTGGTCGATCTGTCTCACGTCTCTCACAACGTCATGCGGGAGGTCCTGGCGGTAACGAGGGCTCCCGTCATATTCTCTCATTCGTCCGCTTTTAGCGTTTGCAATCACTACAGGAACGTTCCCGATGATGTCCTGCACTTAGTC AAAAAGAACAACGGCGTCGTTATGGTGAACTTCTACAGTGACTTCGTGAACTGCAATTCTTCGAGGAACGCGACAATGGAGGATGTCATAA AACATATAAATCACATTCGAAATCTTATCGGACCGGACCACGTCGGTATCGGTGGAGATTACGATGGTGTAAGCTC AATGCCAGTGGGATTGGAAGATGTCTCCAAATATCCCGATCTATTCGATCGTCTTTATGAGAGCCGAGAGGGAGAGCCAACGTGGACTCGGGAGGATTTGGAAAAATTGGCTGGAAGGAACCTTATTCGAGTTTTCCAAGCTACGGAAGCG GTGCGAGACTCATTGTCGTCCGAAGCGCCTCATGAAGATACTATAACCGGAGATGAATTATATATCGCACAAAAGAAAGAAGGATTGAATCCAGGCTCGTGCCAAAGCGCAGTCGA ATGGGACACCGTAAACGCAACAGATATTGATCGATCTTTTACCTTCAGTGCTATTGAAAGTAGCTCGATGTATCGAAGACTTGAGGTGGACGGATGTTAA
- the LOC105200775 gene encoding dipeptidase 1 isoform X7: MGDSSKSRIYKYCTGKMVYINVAVCLSVLLLVIGLSVGLSVNTFKGRDALDSAPLIDGHNDLPYNIYGKLNNHLSAFYFERDLSNDNSWGKDACSSCFTDLPRLTKGKVGGQFWVAYVSCTSQYKDSLQLTMRQIDVIRRLIKRYPDNLKLVTDADDIEPTWRSGKIASMIGVEGGHSLDSSLAILRLYHDLGVRYVTLTHTCNTPWADASTVNDGYVYNLTEFGQAVVYEMNRIGMLVDLSHVSHNVMREVLAVTRAPVIFSHSSAFSVCNHYRNVPDDVLHLVKKNNGVVMVNFYSDFVNCNSSRNATMEDVIKHINHIRNLIGPDHVGIGGDYDGVSSMPVGLEDVSKYPDLFDRLYESREGEPTWTREDLEKLAGRNLIRVFQATEAVRDSLSSEAPHEDTITGDELYIAQKKEGLNPGSCQSAVEWDTVNATDIDRSFTFSAIESSSMYRRLEVDGC, from the exons ATGGGTGACTCTAGCAAATCTA ggatttataaatattgcacGGGGAAAATGGTGTACATTAACGTCGCCGTTTGCCTGTCAGTTCTTCTGCTCGTGATCGGATTATCCGTGGGACTGAGCGTGAACACCTTTAAAGGGCGAGATGCTCTTGACTCGGCGCCTCTTATCGATGG ccACAACGATTTGCCGTACAATATCTATGGGAAGTTGAACAACCACTTATCTGCCTTCTATTTCGAAAGAGATTTATCCAACGACAATTCCTGGGGAAAAGATGCTTGTTCCTCGTGTTTTACCGATCTGCCTCGCTTAACTAAGGGCAAAGTGGGTGGACAG TTCTGGGTAGCGTACGTATCATGTACGTCGCAATACAAGGATTCCCTACAGCTGACGATGCGGCAGATCGATGTGATCAGGCGATTGATTAAGCGATATCCGGACAATCTGAAATTGGTCACCGACGCGGACGACATCGAGCCCACGTGGAGGAGTGGCAAAATAGCGTCCATGATAGGCGTCGAGGGTGGTCACTCCCTCGACTCGAGCCTGGCGATTCTGAGGCTCTACCATGACCTCGGGGTTCGTTACGTTACCCTGACTCACACCTGCAACACACCGTG GGCCGATGCATCGACCGTGAACGATGGATACGTGTACAATCTGACGGAATTCGGACAG GCGGTGGTTTACGAGATGAACAGAATTGGAATGTTGGTCGATCTGTCTCACGTCTCTCACAACGTCATGCGGGAGGTCCTGGCGGTAACGAGGGCTCCCGTCATATTCTCTCATTCGTCCGCTTTTAGCGTTTGCAATCACTACAGGAACGTTCCCGATGATGTCCTGCACTTAGTC AAAAAGAACAACGGCGTCGTTATGGTGAACTTCTACAGTGACTTCGTGAACTGCAATTCTTCGAGGAACGCGACAATGGAGGATGTCATAA AACATATAAATCACATTCGAAATCTTATCGGACCGGACCACGTCGGTATCGGTGGAGATTACGATGGTGTAAGCTC AATGCCAGTGGGATTGGAAGATGTCTCCAAATATCCCGATCTATTCGATCGTCTTTATGAGAGCCGAGAGGGAGAGCCAACGTGGACTCGGGAGGATTTGGAAAAATTGGCTGGAAGGAACCTTATTCGAGTTTTCCAAGCTACGGAAGCG GTGCGAGACTCATTGTCGTCCGAAGCGCCTCATGAAGATACTATAACCGGAGATGAATTATATATCGCACAAAAGAAAGAAGGATTGAATCCAGGCTCGTGCCAAAGCGCAGTCGA ATGGGACACCGTAAACGCAACAGATATTGATCGATCTTTTACCTTCAGTGCTATTGAAAGTAGCTCGATGTATCGAAGACTTGAGGTGGACGGATGTTAA
- the LOC105200775 gene encoding dipeptidase 1 isoform X4, with product MVGQRDNIRPTGKFIFSHRIYKYCTGKMVYINVAVCLSVLLLVIGLSVGLSVNTFKGRDALDSAPLIDGHNDLPYNIYGKLNNHLSAFYFERDLSNDNSWGKDACSSCFTDLPRLTKGKVGGQFWVAYVSCTSQYKDSLQLTMRQIDVIRRLIKRYPDNLKLVTDADDIEPTWRSGKIASMIGVEGGHSLDSSLAILRLYHDLGVRYVTLTHTCNTPWADASTVNDGYVYNLTEFGQAVVYEMNRIGMLVDLSHVSHNVMREVLAVTRAPVIFSHSSAFSVCNHYRNVPDDVLHLVKKNNGVVMVNFYSDFVNCNSSRNATMEDVIKHINHIRNLIGPDHVGIGGDYDGVSSMPVGLEDVSKYPDLFDRLYESREGEPTWTREDLEKLAGRNLIRVFQATEAVRDSLSSEAPHEDTITGDELYIAQKKEGLNPGSCQSAVEWDTVNATDIDRSFTFSAIESSSMYRRLEVDGC from the exons ATGG TTGGACAACGTGATAACATCAGACCCACtggtaaatttattttctcacaTC ggatttataaatattgcacGGGGAAAATGGTGTACATTAACGTCGCCGTTTGCCTGTCAGTTCTTCTGCTCGTGATCGGATTATCCGTGGGACTGAGCGTGAACACCTTTAAAGGGCGAGATGCTCTTGACTCGGCGCCTCTTATCGATGG ccACAACGATTTGCCGTACAATATCTATGGGAAGTTGAACAACCACTTATCTGCCTTCTATTTCGAAAGAGATTTATCCAACGACAATTCCTGGGGAAAAGATGCTTGTTCCTCGTGTTTTACCGATCTGCCTCGCTTAACTAAGGGCAAAGTGGGTGGACAG TTCTGGGTAGCGTACGTATCATGTACGTCGCAATACAAGGATTCCCTACAGCTGACGATGCGGCAGATCGATGTGATCAGGCGATTGATTAAGCGATATCCGGACAATCTGAAATTGGTCACCGACGCGGACGACATCGAGCCCACGTGGAGGAGTGGCAAAATAGCGTCCATGATAGGCGTCGAGGGTGGTCACTCCCTCGACTCGAGCCTGGCGATTCTGAGGCTCTACCATGACCTCGGGGTTCGTTACGTTACCCTGACTCACACCTGCAACACACCGTG GGCCGATGCATCGACCGTGAACGATGGATACGTGTACAATCTGACGGAATTCGGACAG GCGGTGGTTTACGAGATGAACAGAATTGGAATGTTGGTCGATCTGTCTCACGTCTCTCACAACGTCATGCGGGAGGTCCTGGCGGTAACGAGGGCTCCCGTCATATTCTCTCATTCGTCCGCTTTTAGCGTTTGCAATCACTACAGGAACGTTCCCGATGATGTCCTGCACTTAGTC AAAAAGAACAACGGCGTCGTTATGGTGAACTTCTACAGTGACTTCGTGAACTGCAATTCTTCGAGGAACGCGACAATGGAGGATGTCATAA AACATATAAATCACATTCGAAATCTTATCGGACCGGACCACGTCGGTATCGGTGGAGATTACGATGGTGTAAGCTC AATGCCAGTGGGATTGGAAGATGTCTCCAAATATCCCGATCTATTCGATCGTCTTTATGAGAGCCGAGAGGGAGAGCCAACGTGGACTCGGGAGGATTTGGAAAAATTGGCTGGAAGGAACCTTATTCGAGTTTTCCAAGCTACGGAAGCG GTGCGAGACTCATTGTCGTCCGAAGCGCCTCATGAAGATACTATAACCGGAGATGAATTATATATCGCACAAAAGAAAGAAGGATTGAATCCAGGCTCGTGCCAAAGCGCAGTCGA ATGGGACACCGTAAACGCAACAGATATTGATCGATCTTTTACCTTCAGTGCTATTGAAAGTAGCTCGATGTATCGAAGACTTGAGGTGGACGGATGTTAA
- the LOC105200775 gene encoding dipeptidase 1 isoform X6, with protein sequence MVGQRDNIRPTGIYKYCTGKMVYINVAVCLSVLLLVIGLSVGLSVNTFKGRDALDSAPLIDGHNDLPYNIYGKLNNHLSAFYFERDLSNDNSWGKDACSSCFTDLPRLTKGKVGGQFWVAYVSCTSQYKDSLQLTMRQIDVIRRLIKRYPDNLKLVTDADDIEPTWRSGKIASMIGVEGGHSLDSSLAILRLYHDLGVRYVTLTHTCNTPWADASTVNDGYVYNLTEFGQAVVYEMNRIGMLVDLSHVSHNVMREVLAVTRAPVIFSHSSAFSVCNHYRNVPDDVLHLVKKNNGVVMVNFYSDFVNCNSSRNATMEDVIKHINHIRNLIGPDHVGIGGDYDGVSSMPVGLEDVSKYPDLFDRLYESREGEPTWTREDLEKLAGRNLIRVFQATEAVRDSLSSEAPHEDTITGDELYIAQKKEGLNPGSCQSAVEWDTVNATDIDRSFTFSAIESSSMYRRLEVDGC encoded by the exons ATGG TTGGACAACGTGATAACATCAGACCCACtg ggatttataaatattgcacGGGGAAAATGGTGTACATTAACGTCGCCGTTTGCCTGTCAGTTCTTCTGCTCGTGATCGGATTATCCGTGGGACTGAGCGTGAACACCTTTAAAGGGCGAGATGCTCTTGACTCGGCGCCTCTTATCGATGG ccACAACGATTTGCCGTACAATATCTATGGGAAGTTGAACAACCACTTATCTGCCTTCTATTTCGAAAGAGATTTATCCAACGACAATTCCTGGGGAAAAGATGCTTGTTCCTCGTGTTTTACCGATCTGCCTCGCTTAACTAAGGGCAAAGTGGGTGGACAG TTCTGGGTAGCGTACGTATCATGTACGTCGCAATACAAGGATTCCCTACAGCTGACGATGCGGCAGATCGATGTGATCAGGCGATTGATTAAGCGATATCCGGACAATCTGAAATTGGTCACCGACGCGGACGACATCGAGCCCACGTGGAGGAGTGGCAAAATAGCGTCCATGATAGGCGTCGAGGGTGGTCACTCCCTCGACTCGAGCCTGGCGATTCTGAGGCTCTACCATGACCTCGGGGTTCGTTACGTTACCCTGACTCACACCTGCAACACACCGTG GGCCGATGCATCGACCGTGAACGATGGATACGTGTACAATCTGACGGAATTCGGACAG GCGGTGGTTTACGAGATGAACAGAATTGGAATGTTGGTCGATCTGTCTCACGTCTCTCACAACGTCATGCGGGAGGTCCTGGCGGTAACGAGGGCTCCCGTCATATTCTCTCATTCGTCCGCTTTTAGCGTTTGCAATCACTACAGGAACGTTCCCGATGATGTCCTGCACTTAGTC AAAAAGAACAACGGCGTCGTTATGGTGAACTTCTACAGTGACTTCGTGAACTGCAATTCTTCGAGGAACGCGACAATGGAGGATGTCATAA AACATATAAATCACATTCGAAATCTTATCGGACCGGACCACGTCGGTATCGGTGGAGATTACGATGGTGTAAGCTC AATGCCAGTGGGATTGGAAGATGTCTCCAAATATCCCGATCTATTCGATCGTCTTTATGAGAGCCGAGAGGGAGAGCCAACGTGGACTCGGGAGGATTTGGAAAAATTGGCTGGAAGGAACCTTATTCGAGTTTTCCAAGCTACGGAAGCG GTGCGAGACTCATTGTCGTCCGAAGCGCCTCATGAAGATACTATAACCGGAGATGAATTATATATCGCACAAAAGAAAGAAGGATTGAATCCAGGCTCGTGCCAAAGCGCAGTCGA ATGGGACACCGTAAACGCAACAGATATTGATCGATCTTTTACCTTCAGTGCTATTGAAAGTAGCTCGATGTATCGAAGACTTGAGGTGGACGGATGTTAA
- the LOC105200775 gene encoding dipeptidase 1 isoform X8 — protein sequence MGIYKYCTGKMVYINVAVCLSVLLLVIGLSVGLSVNTFKGRDALDSAPLIDGHNDLPYNIYGKLNNHLSAFYFERDLSNDNSWGKDACSSCFTDLPRLTKGKVGGQFWVAYVSCTSQYKDSLQLTMRQIDVIRRLIKRYPDNLKLVTDADDIEPTWRSGKIASMIGVEGGHSLDSSLAILRLYHDLGVRYVTLTHTCNTPWADASTVNDGYVYNLTEFGQAVVYEMNRIGMLVDLSHVSHNVMREVLAVTRAPVIFSHSSAFSVCNHYRNVPDDVLHLVKKNNGVVMVNFYSDFVNCNSSRNATMEDVIKHINHIRNLIGPDHVGIGGDYDGVSSMPVGLEDVSKYPDLFDRLYESREGEPTWTREDLEKLAGRNLIRVFQATEAVRDSLSSEAPHEDTITGDELYIAQKKEGLNPGSCQSAVEWDTVNATDIDRSFTFSAIESSSMYRRLEVDGC from the exons ATGG ggatttataaatattgcacGGGGAAAATGGTGTACATTAACGTCGCCGTTTGCCTGTCAGTTCTTCTGCTCGTGATCGGATTATCCGTGGGACTGAGCGTGAACACCTTTAAAGGGCGAGATGCTCTTGACTCGGCGCCTCTTATCGATGG ccACAACGATTTGCCGTACAATATCTATGGGAAGTTGAACAACCACTTATCTGCCTTCTATTTCGAAAGAGATTTATCCAACGACAATTCCTGGGGAAAAGATGCTTGTTCCTCGTGTTTTACCGATCTGCCTCGCTTAACTAAGGGCAAAGTGGGTGGACAG TTCTGGGTAGCGTACGTATCATGTACGTCGCAATACAAGGATTCCCTACAGCTGACGATGCGGCAGATCGATGTGATCAGGCGATTGATTAAGCGATATCCGGACAATCTGAAATTGGTCACCGACGCGGACGACATCGAGCCCACGTGGAGGAGTGGCAAAATAGCGTCCATGATAGGCGTCGAGGGTGGTCACTCCCTCGACTCGAGCCTGGCGATTCTGAGGCTCTACCATGACCTCGGGGTTCGTTACGTTACCCTGACTCACACCTGCAACACACCGTG GGCCGATGCATCGACCGTGAACGATGGATACGTGTACAATCTGACGGAATTCGGACAG GCGGTGGTTTACGAGATGAACAGAATTGGAATGTTGGTCGATCTGTCTCACGTCTCTCACAACGTCATGCGGGAGGTCCTGGCGGTAACGAGGGCTCCCGTCATATTCTCTCATTCGTCCGCTTTTAGCGTTTGCAATCACTACAGGAACGTTCCCGATGATGTCCTGCACTTAGTC AAAAAGAACAACGGCGTCGTTATGGTGAACTTCTACAGTGACTTCGTGAACTGCAATTCTTCGAGGAACGCGACAATGGAGGATGTCATAA AACATATAAATCACATTCGAAATCTTATCGGACCGGACCACGTCGGTATCGGTGGAGATTACGATGGTGTAAGCTC AATGCCAGTGGGATTGGAAGATGTCTCCAAATATCCCGATCTATTCGATCGTCTTTATGAGAGCCGAGAGGGAGAGCCAACGTGGACTCGGGAGGATTTGGAAAAATTGGCTGGAAGGAACCTTATTCGAGTTTTCCAAGCTACGGAAGCG GTGCGAGACTCATTGTCGTCCGAAGCGCCTCATGAAGATACTATAACCGGAGATGAATTATATATCGCACAAAAGAAAGAAGGATTGAATCCAGGCTCGTGCCAAAGCGCAGTCGA ATGGGACACCGTAAACGCAACAGATATTGATCGATCTTTTACCTTCAGTGCTATTGAAAGTAGCTCGATGTATCGAAGACTTGAGGTGGACGGATGTTAA
- the LOC105200775 gene encoding dipeptidase 1 isoform X5: MGDSSKSIGQRDNIRPTGIYKYCTGKMVYINVAVCLSVLLLVIGLSVGLSVNTFKGRDALDSAPLIDGHNDLPYNIYGKLNNHLSAFYFERDLSNDNSWGKDACSSCFTDLPRLTKGKVGGQFWVAYVSCTSQYKDSLQLTMRQIDVIRRLIKRYPDNLKLVTDADDIEPTWRSGKIASMIGVEGGHSLDSSLAILRLYHDLGVRYVTLTHTCNTPWADASTVNDGYVYNLTEFGQAVVYEMNRIGMLVDLSHVSHNVMREVLAVTRAPVIFSHSSAFSVCNHYRNVPDDVLHLVKKNNGVVMVNFYSDFVNCNSSRNATMEDVIKHINHIRNLIGPDHVGIGGDYDGVSSMPVGLEDVSKYPDLFDRLYESREGEPTWTREDLEKLAGRNLIRVFQATEAVRDSLSSEAPHEDTITGDELYIAQKKEGLNPGSCQSAVEWDTVNATDIDRSFTFSAIESSSMYRRLEVDGC; the protein is encoded by the exons ATGGGTGACTCTAGCAAATCTA TTGGACAACGTGATAACATCAGACCCACtg ggatttataaatattgcacGGGGAAAATGGTGTACATTAACGTCGCCGTTTGCCTGTCAGTTCTTCTGCTCGTGATCGGATTATCCGTGGGACTGAGCGTGAACACCTTTAAAGGGCGAGATGCTCTTGACTCGGCGCCTCTTATCGATGG ccACAACGATTTGCCGTACAATATCTATGGGAAGTTGAACAACCACTTATCTGCCTTCTATTTCGAAAGAGATTTATCCAACGACAATTCCTGGGGAAAAGATGCTTGTTCCTCGTGTTTTACCGATCTGCCTCGCTTAACTAAGGGCAAAGTGGGTGGACAG TTCTGGGTAGCGTACGTATCATGTACGTCGCAATACAAGGATTCCCTACAGCTGACGATGCGGCAGATCGATGTGATCAGGCGATTGATTAAGCGATATCCGGACAATCTGAAATTGGTCACCGACGCGGACGACATCGAGCCCACGTGGAGGAGTGGCAAAATAGCGTCCATGATAGGCGTCGAGGGTGGTCACTCCCTCGACTCGAGCCTGGCGATTCTGAGGCTCTACCATGACCTCGGGGTTCGTTACGTTACCCTGACTCACACCTGCAACACACCGTG GGCCGATGCATCGACCGTGAACGATGGATACGTGTACAATCTGACGGAATTCGGACAG GCGGTGGTTTACGAGATGAACAGAATTGGAATGTTGGTCGATCTGTCTCACGTCTCTCACAACGTCATGCGGGAGGTCCTGGCGGTAACGAGGGCTCCCGTCATATTCTCTCATTCGTCCGCTTTTAGCGTTTGCAATCACTACAGGAACGTTCCCGATGATGTCCTGCACTTAGTC AAAAAGAACAACGGCGTCGTTATGGTGAACTTCTACAGTGACTTCGTGAACTGCAATTCTTCGAGGAACGCGACAATGGAGGATGTCATAA AACATATAAATCACATTCGAAATCTTATCGGACCGGACCACGTCGGTATCGGTGGAGATTACGATGGTGTAAGCTC AATGCCAGTGGGATTGGAAGATGTCTCCAAATATCCCGATCTATTCGATCGTCTTTATGAGAGCCGAGAGGGAGAGCCAACGTGGACTCGGGAGGATTTGGAAAAATTGGCTGGAAGGAACCTTATTCGAGTTTTCCAAGCTACGGAAGCG GTGCGAGACTCATTGTCGTCCGAAGCGCCTCATGAAGATACTATAACCGGAGATGAATTATATATCGCACAAAAGAAAGAAGGATTGAATCCAGGCTCGTGCCAAAGCGCAGTCGA ATGGGACACCGTAAACGCAACAGATATTGATCGATCTTTTACCTTCAGTGCTATTGAAAGTAGCTCGATGTATCGAAGACTTGAGGTGGACGGATGTTAA